A part of Liolophura sinensis isolate JHLJ2023 chromosome 1, CUHK_Ljap_v2, whole genome shotgun sequence genomic DNA contains:
- the LOC135475418 gene encoding ADP-ribosylhydrolase ARH1-like isoform X1 produces MGSKKSVMLPASSVMAVSYVERYIAAMVLSGVGDALGYKNGSWEFCNNGSAILDELKAMGGLSSINIKGWMVSDDTVMHLATAEALCEESGQSDMEKLYMKIAKKYKECMSDMTGRGPGHTCLRTIRRLNLEVNKGYQITFDPSGGGCGAAMRAMCIGLRYSDPSDLDKLIAVSVESGRMSHHHPTGYLGSLASALFTSYSIQGKPVAEWGAWLLEVVDKAREYVISQGHHVAENMQNWSYFTDHWRQYLSQRGILDGKSMPKFPDEYGVKERDLFYKTISYSGWGGASGHDAPMIAYDALLYASDNWNELCNRAMFHGGDSDSTGVIAGACYGAMHGFKGVPKGLYKNLEYRDRLEQTGKKLYSLSHGGAGCEAEDTTHNTPASRPTAQTTNSD; encoded by the exons ATGG GTTCTAAAAAGAGTGTGATGTTGCCTGCATCAAGCGTCATGGCAGTGAGTTATGTGGAGAGATATATTGCTGCCATGGTACTTAGTGGTGTTGGAGATGCATTAGGATATAAAAATGGAAGCTGGGAATTTTGCAATAATGGTTCAGCAATTCTTGATGAGCTAAAGGCGATGGGAGGGTTGTCttcaataaatattaaag GATGGATGGTCAGTGATGACACCGTTATGCATCTGGCAACAGCAGAAG CTCTTTGTGAAGAAAGTGGCCAATCTGATATGGAAAAGCTGTATATGAAGATTGCCAAAAAGTACAAGGAGTGCATGTCAGACATGACTGGGAGAGGTCCAGGACATACCTGCCTCAGAACAATAAGAAGACTCAACCTTGAAGTTAACAAGGGATACCAGATCACATTTGATCCCAG TGGTGGGGGATGTGGAGCTGCCATGAGGGCCATGTGCATCGGGTTGAGGTATTCAGA TCCGAGTGATCTGGACAAACTGATAGCTGTGAGTGTAGAGAGCGGACGGATGTCTCATCACCATCCTACAGGCTATCTGGGGTCCCTGGCCTCTGCTCTCTTCACTTCCTACTCCATTCAAG GGAAGCCTGTGGCTGAATGGGGTGCTTGGCTATTAGAGGTTGTGGACAAGGCCAGGGAATATGTCATCTCACAGGGTCACCATGTGGCTGAAAACATGCAGaactg GTCATACTTTACAGACCATTGGAGACAATACCTATCACAACGTGGTATTCTAGATGGAAAATCCATGCCCAAATTTCCTGATGAGTATGGGGTTAAGGAGAGAGATTTGTTCTACAAGACTATCAGTTATAGCGGCTGGGGTGGTGCCAGTGGACATGACGCTCCCATGATAGC ATATGATGCCCTGTTATACGCAAGTGATAACTGGAACGAACTTTGCAACAG AGCAATGTTCCATGGAGGTGACAGTGACAGTACTGGGGTGATAGCTGGAGCCTGCTATGGAGCTATGCATGGCTTTAAGGGTGTCCCTAAGGGTTTATATAAG AATTTGGAGTACAGGGACAGATTAGAGCAGACAGGGAAGAAGTTGTACAGCCTGAGCCATGGTGGTGCTGGTTGTGAAGCAGAGGATACCACCCATAACACTCCAGCCTCAAGGCCCACTGCCCAAACCACTAACTCTGATTAG
- the LOC135475418 gene encoding ADP-ribosylhydrolase ARH1-like isoform X2, translating into MLPASSVMAVSYVERYIAAMVLSGVGDALGYKNGSWEFCNNGSAILDELKAMGGLSSINIKGWMVSDDTVMHLATAEALCEESGQSDMEKLYMKIAKKYKECMSDMTGRGPGHTCLRTIRRLNLEVNKGYQITFDPSGGGCGAAMRAMCIGLRYSDPSDLDKLIAVSVESGRMSHHHPTGYLGSLASALFTSYSIQGKPVAEWGAWLLEVVDKAREYVISQGHHVAENMQNWSYFTDHWRQYLSQRGILDGKSMPKFPDEYGVKERDLFYKTISYSGWGGASGHDAPMIAYDALLYASDNWNELCNRAMFHGGDSDSTGVIAGACYGAMHGFKGVPKGLYKNLEYRDRLEQTGKKLYSLSHGGAGCEAEDTTHNTPASRPTAQTTNSD; encoded by the exons ATGTTGCCTGCATCAAGCGTCATGGCAGTGAGTTATGTGGAGAGATATATTGCTGCCATGGTACTTAGTGGTGTTGGAGATGCATTAGGATATAAAAATGGAAGCTGGGAATTTTGCAATAATGGTTCAGCAATTCTTGATGAGCTAAAGGCGATGGGAGGGTTGTCttcaataaatattaaag GATGGATGGTCAGTGATGACACCGTTATGCATCTGGCAACAGCAGAAG CTCTTTGTGAAGAAAGTGGCCAATCTGATATGGAAAAGCTGTATATGAAGATTGCCAAAAAGTACAAGGAGTGCATGTCAGACATGACTGGGAGAGGTCCAGGACATACCTGCCTCAGAACAATAAGAAGACTCAACCTTGAAGTTAACAAGGGATACCAGATCACATTTGATCCCAG TGGTGGGGGATGTGGAGCTGCCATGAGGGCCATGTGCATCGGGTTGAGGTATTCAGA TCCGAGTGATCTGGACAAACTGATAGCTGTGAGTGTAGAGAGCGGACGGATGTCTCATCACCATCCTACAGGCTATCTGGGGTCCCTGGCCTCTGCTCTCTTCACTTCCTACTCCATTCAAG GGAAGCCTGTGGCTGAATGGGGTGCTTGGCTATTAGAGGTTGTGGACAAGGCCAGGGAATATGTCATCTCACAGGGTCACCATGTGGCTGAAAACATGCAGaactg GTCATACTTTACAGACCATTGGAGACAATACCTATCACAACGTGGTATTCTAGATGGAAAATCCATGCCCAAATTTCCTGATGAGTATGGGGTTAAGGAGAGAGATTTGTTCTACAAGACTATCAGTTATAGCGGCTGGGGTGGTGCCAGTGGACATGACGCTCCCATGATAGC ATATGATGCCCTGTTATACGCAAGTGATAACTGGAACGAACTTTGCAACAG AGCAATGTTCCATGGAGGTGACAGTGACAGTACTGGGGTGATAGCTGGAGCCTGCTATGGAGCTATGCATGGCTTTAAGGGTGTCCCTAAGGGTTTATATAAG AATTTGGAGTACAGGGACAGATTAGAGCAGACAGGGAAGAAGTTGTACAGCCTGAGCCATGGTGGTGCTGGTTGTGAAGCAGAGGATACCACCCATAACACTCCAGCCTCAAGGCCCACTGCCCAAACCACTAACTCTGATTAG